The following are encoded together in the Tepidiforma bonchosmolovskayae genome:
- a CDS encoding Acg family FMN-binding oxidoreductase, with protein sequence MTFVQVDAWLRLAALAPSPLNTQPWRFRVTPSHIELWSDPARGLPVADPAGRERTIACGCALLNLRAAGAASGCDEAVELLPDPASPGLLARVRLTEGPPDAGLAALAPAIERRRSTRRALEHTPLPGGLLDALAAEAAAEGAGLLPVDGRAAREALAELIADADRRLHHDPAWRREQARWIHPGRTADGLPASRLGGRALRFLLGHFDFGGTSAGRDEVFVLHAPAVVLLATPGDEPLDWLRVGQALERVLLRAALQDIHAGYLQGPLQLPDLRERLAAAFTPGRMPQVCLRLGRPVDPPDPRRRRPVAEFAEFVPA encoded by the coding sequence ATGACATTCGTCCAGGTCGATGCCTGGCTGCGGCTCGCCGCCCTCGCCCCCTCGCCGCTCAATACCCAGCCGTGGCGCTTCCGCGTCACCCCGTCGCACATCGAGCTCTGGTCCGACCCCGCCCGCGGCCTGCCCGTCGCCGACCCTGCCGGCCGCGAGCGCACCATCGCCTGCGGCTGCGCGCTCCTCAACCTCCGCGCCGCCGGGGCCGCCTCCGGCTGCGACGAGGCTGTCGAGCTGCTGCCCGACCCTGCCAGTCCCGGCCTCCTCGCCCGGGTGCGCCTCACCGAGGGCCCGCCCGATGCCGGCCTCGCCGCCCTGGCCCCCGCCATCGAACGCCGCCGGAGCACCCGCCGCGCCCTCGAGCACACCCCGCTCCCCGGCGGCCTGCTCGATGCCCTCGCCGCCGAGGCCGCCGCCGAAGGCGCCGGGCTGCTCCCCGTCGACGGCCGCGCCGCCCGCGAAGCCCTCGCCGAACTGATCGCCGACGCCGACCGCCGCCTCCACCACGACCCCGCCTGGCGCCGCGAACAGGCCCGCTGGATCCACCCCGGCCGCACCGCCGACGGCCTCCCCGCCTCCCGCCTCGGCGGCCGCGCCCTTCGCTTCCTCCTCGGCCATTTCGATTTCGGCGGCACCTCCGCCGGCCGCGACGAAGTCTTCGTCCTCCACGCGCCCGCCGTCGTCCTCCTCGCCACTCCCGGCGACGAACCGCTCGACTGGCTCCGCGTCGGCCAGGCCCTCGAGCGGGTGCTCCTCCGCGCCGCCCTCCAGGACATCCACGCCGGCTACCTCCAGGGCCCCCTTCAGCTCCCGGACCTCCGCGAGCGCCTGGCGGCCGCCTTCACCCCCGGCCGGATGCCCCAGGTCTGCCTCCGCCTCGGCCGCCCCGTCGACCCGCCCGACCCGCGCCGGCGCCGCCCCGTCGCCGAGTTCGCCGAATTCGTCCCCGCCTGA
- a CDS encoding thiolase family protein has translation MPAAFIYDATRTPWGKFGGALKEYPASELAALLIRTLVQRNRLDPAAIDNVILGQVLQAGAGQLPSRQALIHAGLPVTTPSTLVNKVCGSGMRAVTLGASLIQLGDADLVLAGGMESMSNVPYYDVDTRWGARMGNRTLVDGMVYDGLWCAFDDVHMANQADDMAARREISREEMDAWSVRSQRRWGAAFEAGHFDREITPVPNRRDPNHIALARDESPRPNSTVERLARIPTVYGTRAITAGNAPGTNDGAAVLLIGSEAAGRRHGLTPLARIAGWAESATRPAEYPVASALALRRLAEKTRLAIDDFDIIEVNEAFACVPLICGQELGWDPDRVNRWGGSVAMGHPIGASGARLVLTAAYQLQESGARYAAAAICSGTGQGDAILLERV, from the coding sequence ATGCCTGCCGCCTTCATCTACGATGCGACCCGCACCCCGTGGGGCAAGTTCGGCGGCGCCCTGAAAGAATACCCGGCGAGCGAACTCGCCGCTCTCCTCATCCGCACCCTCGTCCAGCGCAACCGCCTCGACCCGGCCGCCATCGACAACGTCATCCTCGGCCAGGTCCTCCAGGCCGGGGCCGGCCAGCTCCCCTCCCGGCAGGCCCTCATCCATGCCGGCCTGCCCGTCACCACCCCCAGCACCCTCGTCAACAAGGTCTGCGGCAGCGGCATGCGCGCCGTCACCCTCGGCGCCTCCCTCATCCAGCTTGGCGACGCCGACCTCGTGCTCGCCGGCGGCATGGAATCCATGTCCAATGTCCCCTACTACGACGTCGATACCCGCTGGGGCGCCCGCATGGGCAACCGCACCCTCGTCGACGGCATGGTCTACGACGGCCTCTGGTGCGCCTTCGATGACGTCCACATGGCCAACCAGGCCGACGACATGGCGGCCCGCCGCGAAATCTCCCGCGAAGAGATGGATGCATGGTCGGTCCGCAGCCAGCGCCGCTGGGGCGCCGCCTTCGAGGCCGGCCACTTCGACCGCGAAATTACCCCCGTGCCCAACCGCCGCGACCCCAACCACATCGCCCTCGCCCGCGACGAAAGCCCCCGCCCGAACTCCACCGTCGAGCGCCTCGCCCGCATCCCGACCGTCTACGGCACGCGCGCCATCACCGCCGGCAACGCACCCGGCACGAACGACGGCGCCGCCGTCCTGCTGATCGGTTCCGAAGCGGCCGGGCGCCGCCACGGGCTCACCCCGCTCGCCCGCATCGCCGGCTGGGCCGAATCCGCCACGCGCCCCGCCGAATACCCTGTCGCCTCTGCCCTCGCGCTCCGCCGCCTCGCCGAAAAGACCCGCCTCGCCATCGACGACTTCGACATCATCGAGGTCAACGAGGCCTTCGCCTGTGTCCCCCTCATCTGCGGGCAGGAGCTCGGCTGGGACCCCGACCGCGTGAACCGCTGGGGCGGCTCCGTCGCCATGGGCCACCCGATCGGCGCGAGCGGCGCCCGCCTCGTGCTCACCGCCGCCTACCAGCTCCAGGAGTCCGGCGCCCGCTACGCCGCCGCCGCCATCTGCTCCGGTACGGGCCAGGGCGACGCAATCCTTCTCGAACGGGTCTGA
- the purH gene encoding bifunctional phosphoribosylaminoimidazolecarboxamide formyltransferase/IMP cyclohydrolase — translation MRALLGVYDKTGIEAFARGLADLGWELVSTGGTFAALQAAGLPVRKVEELTGFPEMLDGRVKTLHPAIHAGILARRDLPAHMAALEAHGIGPIDLVACNLYPFYATVTRPGGVAFADAIENIDIGGPTLLRAAAKNHEAVLPVVDPADYGRVLDALRTGTADAALRRELAWKAFAHVAAYDSAVAEWLWQQQHPGDFPPSLTVPLERAQALRYGENPHQRAAFYLDRSLAGHGRGGIATAVQHHGKEMSYNNYLDADAAWNCVNEFPGPTCVIVKHTNPCGVATRDDLLEAYRLAVRADATSAFGGIVAFNRVVDEALAREIREFRSPNDGETRMFYEIVIAPGYTPEGLATLKGKSKDLRILEAQPRARGGLALRQVGGGWLVQDPDDLPADEVEFRVVTQRQPTPQQLEDLRFAWRVVKHVKSNAIVVAKDGRLLGMGSGQPNRVKSVEIAMEKAGEEVRGAVLASDAFFPFAWNDSIEKACQAGIAAIAHPGGALRDQDGIDCCNQYGVAMVFTGVRHFRH, via the coding sequence ATGCGCGCACTCCTCGGCGTCTACGACAAAACCGGCATCGAAGCCTTCGCCCGCGGCCTCGCCGACCTCGGCTGGGAGCTCGTCTCCACCGGCGGCACCTTCGCCGCACTCCAGGCCGCCGGCCTCCCCGTCCGGAAGGTCGAAGAGCTCACCGGCTTCCCCGAGATGCTCGACGGCCGCGTAAAGACCCTTCACCCCGCCATCCACGCCGGCATCCTCGCCCGCCGCGACCTCCCTGCCCACATGGCCGCCCTCGAAGCCCACGGCATCGGCCCCATCGACCTCGTCGCCTGCAACCTCTACCCCTTCTACGCCACCGTCACCCGCCCCGGAGGCGTTGCTTTCGCCGACGCCATCGAAAACATCGACATCGGCGGCCCGACCCTCCTCCGTGCCGCCGCCAAGAATCACGAGGCCGTCCTCCCGGTCGTCGACCCCGCCGACTACGGCCGCGTGCTCGACGCGCTCCGCACCGGCACCGCCGATGCCGCCCTCCGCCGCGAACTCGCCTGGAAGGCCTTCGCCCACGTCGCCGCCTACGACAGCGCCGTCGCCGAATGGCTCTGGCAGCAGCAGCACCCGGGCGACTTCCCGCCGAGCCTCACCGTCCCCCTCGAGCGCGCCCAGGCCCTCCGCTACGGCGAAAACCCCCACCAGCGCGCCGCCTTCTACCTCGACCGCTCCCTCGCCGGGCACGGTCGCGGCGGCATCGCCACCGCCGTCCAGCACCACGGCAAGGAGATGTCCTACAACAACTACCTCGATGCCGACGCCGCCTGGAACTGCGTCAACGAGTTCCCCGGCCCCACCTGCGTCATCGTCAAGCACACGAACCCCTGCGGCGTCGCCACCCGCGACGACCTCCTCGAGGCCTACCGTCTCGCCGTCCGCGCCGACGCCACCAGCGCCTTCGGCGGCATCGTCGCCTTCAACCGCGTCGTCGATGAGGCCCTCGCCCGCGAAATCCGCGAGTTCCGCAGCCCCAACGACGGCGAAACCCGCATGTTCTACGAAATCGTCATCGCCCCCGGGTACACCCCGGAGGGCCTCGCCACCCTCAAAGGCAAGTCGAAGGACCTCCGCATCCTCGAAGCGCAGCCCCGCGCCCGCGGCGGCCTCGCCCTCCGCCAGGTCGGCGGCGGCTGGCTCGTCCAGGACCCCGACGACCTCCCCGCCGACGAGGTCGAATTCCGCGTCGTCACCCAGCGGCAGCCGACCCCGCAGCAGCTCGAAGACCTCCGCTTCGCCTGGCGCGTCGTCAAGCACGTGAAGAGCAACGCCATCGTCGTCGCAAAGGACGGCCGTCTCCTCGGCATGGGCAGCGGCCAGCCGAACCGCGTCAAGAGCGTCGAAATCGCCATGGAGAAGGCTGGGGAGGAGGTCCGCGGCGCGGTCCTCGCCAGCGATGCCTTCTTCCCCTTCGCCTGGAACGACAGCATCGAGAAAGCCTGCCAGGCCGGCATCGCTGCCATCGCCCACCCCGGCGGCGCCCTCCGCGACCAGGACGGCATCGACTGCTG
- a CDS encoding zinc metalloprotease yields the protein MAPARRPLLAAALFAAAVLLPGAARHGGAAAPPAVLAQARFAFLVPGPGGPLILEVAAVAPAGAPADAAALASAIRAANPGAVPIPPRFVSAAYVLDGVRWRDPVVPWYYAPAGATPSLPPGDALERIRRAAETWSGAGGTPVRFDYRGETADGPGCRGDPAAITYTADGLNVLGWDAIPGNYLGYTCWMRSAPLVEGTPYFELIEFDIVLDPRYPYTGDILQALALHEFGHALGLGHSDRCPGAAMCAGELALIFTEPQPDDLAALIALYGRRPPPPLPRRALVPAIARD from the coding sequence ATGGCCCCCGCGCGCCGCCCCCTCCTCGCCGCCGCTCTCTTCGCCGCCGCGGTCCTCCTCCCCGGCGCCGCCCGGCACGGCGGCGCTGCGGCGCCGCCCGCCGTCCTGGCGCAAGCCCGCTTCGCCTTCCTCGTCCCCGGGCCGGGCGGCCCCCTCATCCTCGAGGTGGCCGCCGTCGCCCCTGCCGGCGCCCCTGCCGATGCCGCCGCGCTCGCCTCTGCCATCCGCGCCGCCAACCCGGGCGCCGTCCCCATCCCGCCCCGGTTCGTCTCTGCCGCCTATGTGCTCGATGGCGTCCGCTGGCGCGACCCCGTCGTGCCCTGGTACTACGCCCCCGCTGGCGCAACCCCATCGCTGCCGCCCGGCGACGCCCTCGAACGGATCCGCCGCGCCGCCGAAACCTGGAGCGGCGCCGGCGGCACCCCCGTCCGCTTCGACTACCGCGGCGAAACCGCCGATGGCCCCGGCTGCCGCGGCGACCCGGCCGCCATCACCTACACCGCCGACGGCCTCAACGTCCTCGGCTGGGACGCCATCCCCGGCAACTACCTCGGCTACACCTGCTGGATGCGCTCCGCCCCCCTCGTCGAAGGTACCCCCTACTTCGAACTCATCGAATTCGACATCGTCCTCGACCCCCGCTATCCCTACACGGGCGACATCCTCCAGGCGCTCGCCCTCCACGAGTTCGGCCACGCCCTCGGCCTCGGCCACAGCGACCGCTGCCCCGGCGCGGCCATGTGCGCCGGCGAACTCGCCCTCATCTTCACCGAACCCCAGCCCGACGACCTCGCCGCGCTCATCGCCCTCTACGGCCGCCGGCCCCCGCCGCCCCTGCCGCGCCGCGCCCTCGTCCCCGCCATCGCCCGCGACTGA
- a CDS encoding NUDIX domain-containing protein, translating into MLRRVLVAAERAARKGMWEGERLRWRLFHPVTVGARVILMREGQVLLVRHGYRPGWFLPGGGVDKGETLEEAARREAKEEAGATLDEVRLLGVYADFPGGKDDYIAVFGSERFAWEPPRPGGEIVEVRWFEAAALPADIDPGCARRVAEWCAGGGPFAGRW; encoded by the coding sequence ATGCTGCGCAGGGTGCTGGTCGCCGCGGAACGGGCCGCCCGGAAGGGGATGTGGGAGGGCGAGCGGCTGCGCTGGCGGCTGTTCCACCCGGTGACGGTGGGCGCGCGGGTGATTCTCATGCGGGAGGGGCAGGTGCTGCTGGTGCGGCACGGCTACCGGCCGGGGTGGTTCCTGCCCGGCGGCGGCGTCGACAAGGGGGAGACGCTGGAGGAGGCGGCCCGCCGGGAAGCGAAGGAGGAGGCGGGCGCGACGCTGGACGAGGTGCGGCTGCTGGGGGTGTACGCGGACTTCCCGGGCGGGAAGGATGACTACATCGCCGTGTTCGGGAGCGAGCGGTTCGCGTGGGAGCCGCCCCGCCCGGGCGGCGAGATCGTGGAGGTGCGGTGGTTCGAGGCGGCGGCGCTGCCGGCCGACATCGATCCCGGGTGTGCGCGGCGGGTGGCGGAGTGGTGCGCCGGCGGCGGGCCGTTCGCCGGGCGGTGGTGA
- a CDS encoding amidohydrolase family protein, with amino-acid sequence MAPRIDAHTHLFPPAQAARREALADADPTFAEMYRDPRAKLADAPALRRAMARAGIERAVAAGFAFRDARCLAEQADYLLAAAAEAPGVLAPLPCLNLALPGWEAAAARWLEAGARGFGELRPHNQGWDPLGPDAVRLAHLAAETGAVLLWHVSEPVGHAYPGKRGGISPAELCELAARVPGARMVAAHLGGGLPFYLQMPEVRQAIGNIYFDTAAASLLYDEGTVARVVALAGPGRVLFGSDFPLLAPRRQLERIIAELPPDAVAGVCGGNAASLFFGLPQP; translated from the coding sequence GTGGCGCCCCGCATCGATGCCCATACCCACCTCTTCCCGCCCGCGCAGGCCGCCCGCCGCGAGGCCCTCGCCGACGCCGACCCCACCTTCGCGGAGATGTACCGCGACCCCCGCGCGAAACTCGCCGATGCCCCGGCCCTCCGCCGCGCAATGGCCCGCGCCGGCATCGAACGCGCCGTCGCCGCCGGGTTCGCCTTCCGCGATGCCCGCTGCCTGGCCGAGCAGGCCGACTACCTCCTGGCCGCCGCCGCCGAGGCCCCCGGCGTCCTCGCCCCGCTCCCCTGCCTCAACCTCGCCCTCCCCGGCTGGGAGGCTGCCGCCGCCCGCTGGCTCGAAGCCGGCGCCCGCGGCTTCGGCGAACTCCGGCCCCACAACCAGGGCTGGGACCCCCTCGGCCCCGACGCCGTCCGCCTCGCGCACCTCGCCGCCGAAACCGGCGCCGTTCTCCTCTGGCACGTCTCCGAACCGGTCGGCCACGCCTACCCGGGCAAACGCGGCGGCATCTCCCCCGCCGAACTGTGCGAACTCGCCGCCCGCGTCCCCGGCGCCCGCATGGTCGCCGCCCACCTCGGCGGCGGCCTCCCGTTCTACCTGCAGATGCCCGAAGTTCGGCAGGCTATCGGAAATATCTATTTCGATACCGCCGCCGCATCATTGCTGTATGATGAAGGTACCGTCGCGCGCGTCGTCGCCCTTGCCGGCCCGGGGCGCGTGCTCTTCGGCTCCGATTTCCCGTTGCTCGCCCCGCGGCGTCAGCTCGAACGCATCATCGCGGAACTCCCGCCCGATGCCGTTGCCGGGGTCTGCGGCGGGAATGCCGCATCTCTCTTCTTTGGATTGCCGCAACCATGA
- a CDS encoding beta-ketoacyl synthase N-terminal-like domain-containing protein: protein MADEFRPHPGIPRNVVHFLDQGSLLALDAALRALDAAGLGSGAGDARRFAVADGLPYRAPGQGAMFVPYGHLVARTLGIRGPVVTVAGAEASGMAAIVQAARIIARGDADVVIAGAAQALQRPLLEHLQALSGERALPFDRGHAGMVAAEGAAYVIIEAEAHARQRGAAVLARVAAAAETFDPLAEPTAVADANEAGRLMQAILGAAGYLQNQVDLLVSCADGRPALDVADGFGALRTFGRHAYYADVTATAGSLGQLLAAGGPAAVAMAAEAMRRGQVWPIAGLETPVEGLELAFVREVKAAKLDCVLVTSLGTGGVGAGVLLTAP from the coding sequence ATGGCGGACGAGTTCCGGCCCCACCCGGGCATCCCGCGGAACGTGGTGCATTTCCTCGACCAGGGGTCGCTGCTGGCCCTGGATGCGGCGCTGCGCGCGCTCGACGCGGCCGGACTGGGGAGCGGCGCCGGCGACGCCCGGCGCTTCGCGGTCGCGGATGGGCTGCCGTACCGGGCGCCGGGCCAGGGCGCGATGTTCGTGCCCTACGGCCACCTGGTGGCGCGCACGCTAGGGATCCGGGGGCCGGTGGTCACGGTCGCGGGCGCGGAGGCGAGCGGGATGGCGGCGATCGTGCAGGCGGCGCGGATCATCGCGCGGGGCGACGCCGACGTGGTCATCGCCGGGGCGGCCCAGGCGCTCCAGCGGCCGCTGCTCGAGCATCTCCAGGCGCTGAGCGGGGAGCGCGCCCTGCCGTTCGACCGCGGCCACGCAGGGATGGTGGCCGCCGAGGGCGCCGCATACGTCATCATCGAGGCGGAGGCGCACGCCCGGCAGCGCGGGGCGGCGGTGCTGGCGCGGGTGGCTGCGGCAGCCGAGACGTTCGACCCGCTCGCGGAGCCGACGGCGGTAGCCGACGCAAACGAAGCGGGACGGCTCATGCAGGCGATTCTCGGGGCGGCCGGCTACCTGCAGAACCAGGTCGACCTGCTGGTCTCGTGCGCGGACGGGCGGCCGGCGCTGGACGTGGCGGACGGCTTCGGGGCGCTGCGGACCTTCGGGCGGCACGCCTACTACGCGGACGTGACGGCGACCGCCGGCTCGCTGGGACAGCTCCTGGCGGCGGGCGGGCCGGCCGCGGTGGCGATGGCGGCCGAGGCGATGCGGCGGGGGCAGGTCTGGCCGATTGCGGGGCTGGAGACGCCGGTCGAGGGGCTGGAGCTCGCGTTCGTGCGCGAGGTGAAGGCGGCGAAGCTCGACTGCGTGCTGGTCACCTCGCTCGGGACCGGCGGCGTCGGCGCGGGCGTGCTGCTGACGGCGCCGTGA
- a CDS encoding MBL fold metallo-hydrolase produces MALELTFLGRTCFRLKGRDGTVLMDPVPADSGFASGRQEAAIVTLSCAGDPRYGDPSVVTGEPKVLDAPGEYEIGGVLVTGTAMRRSDGSRTVSFVVEIDGIRVGHLGLPTGTNLAELKDVDILLLPVGGDGSLSAVAAADVMTRVEPKIAIPMHYKVGPERLELEPLEKFLKETGAKPEAVAKLQVTRSQLPADLTVVVLEPRLTG; encoded by the coding sequence GTGGCGCTCGAACTTACCTTCCTCGGCCGGACGTGCTTTCGCCTGAAGGGGCGGGACGGCACGGTGCTGATGGACCCGGTGCCTGCAGATTCGGGCTTTGCGTCGGGCAGGCAGGAGGCGGCGATTGTCACGCTGAGCTGCGCCGGCGACCCGCGCTACGGCGACCCCTCGGTGGTGACGGGCGAGCCGAAGGTGCTGGACGCGCCGGGCGAGTACGAGATTGGCGGCGTGCTGGTGACCGGCACGGCGATGCGCCGTTCGGACGGCAGCCGGACGGTGAGCTTCGTGGTCGAGATTGACGGCATCCGGGTTGGGCACCTCGGATTGCCGACCGGGACGAATCTCGCCGAGCTGAAGGACGTGGATATCCTGCTGCTGCCGGTGGGCGGCGACGGGTCGCTTTCGGCGGTGGCGGCGGCCGACGTAATGACGCGGGTCGAGCCGAAGATTGCCATCCCGATGCACTACAAAGTGGGGCCCGAGCGGCTGGAGCTGGAGCCGCTGGAGAAGTTCCTCAAGGAGACGGGCGCGAAGCCGGAGGCGGTGGCAAAGCTGCAGGTCACGCGCAGCCAGTTGCCTGCCGACCTGACGGTGGTGGTGCTGGAACCGCGACTGACGGGCTGA
- a CDS encoding TetR/AcrR family transcriptional regulator gives MAKVSQAHLDARRRSILDAAAKVFAEKGVAAATMAEIAHEAGISPGAIYRYFPSKEDLARGCMEGSAEAVKAAWQHPEQVETDFRTLSRATFAELERSGADADTRLLLERALVAVRDADAALVEEFGAELQRIVRGVAFLLRRDFGARLEGLDVEALAQALYSFYWGARFVRLMAPDAVAPTRQLEALQALMEAAFSVADRESAGTER, from the coding sequence ATGGCGAAGGTATCGCAGGCACACCTCGACGCGCGGCGGCGGAGCATCCTCGACGCCGCCGCGAAGGTATTTGCAGAGAAGGGCGTCGCGGCGGCGACGATGGCGGAGATTGCGCACGAGGCGGGGATTTCGCCGGGCGCGATCTACCGGTACTTCCCGAGCAAGGAGGACCTTGCCCGGGGCTGCATGGAGGGTTCGGCCGAGGCCGTGAAGGCGGCCTGGCAGCACCCCGAGCAGGTGGAGACGGATTTCCGGACGCTCTCCCGGGCGACGTTTGCGGAGCTGGAGAGGTCCGGCGCCGATGCGGACACGCGGCTGCTGCTGGAGCGGGCGCTCGTGGCGGTGCGCGATGCCGATGCGGCGCTGGTCGAGGAGTTCGGGGCGGAGCTGCAGCGGATTGTCCGGGGCGTGGCGTTCCTCCTCCGGCGTGACTTCGGCGCGCGGCTGGAGGGGCTGGATGTGGAGGCGCTGGCGCAGGCGCTCTATTCCTTCTACTGGGGTGCGCGGTTTGTGCGGCTGATGGCCCCGGATGCGGTGGCGCCGACGCGGCAGCTGGAGGCGCTCCAGGCACTGATGGAAGCTGCGTTCAGCGTTGCGGACCGGGAATCTGCCGGCACGGAGCGGTGA
- the thpR gene encoding RNA 2',3'-cyclic phosphodiesterase: MSETPPQESVRLFVACEVPDDVKDAIRSVIEDLRARSGNAVRWVRPEGVHITLKFLGEVPTRKLPHIKLAIQEAVVGHSPFELEFSTIGTFGGREGLRLMWIGVAGDVLRLEALVRSVNAALGVVGFEPERRPFRPHLTLGRVRDEVSTRQRAEIEVAVGKTEVPQVSWRTAQVSLMRSRLSEAGASYETVASFPLRVIQQPV; encoded by the coding sequence ATGAGCGAAACACCGCCCCAGGAGTCCGTCCGGCTCTTTGTCGCCTGTGAAGTCCCGGACGACGTCAAAGACGCCATCCGCTCCGTGATCGAAGACCTCCGCGCCCGCTCCGGCAACGCCGTCCGCTGGGTCCGGCCCGAGGGCGTCCACATCACCCTCAAGTTCCTCGGCGAAGTCCCCACCCGGAAGCTCCCCCACATCAAGCTCGCCATCCAGGAGGCCGTCGTCGGTCACTCCCCATTCGAACTCGAGTTCTCGACTATCGGCACCTTCGGCGGCCGCGAGGGGCTCCGCCTGATGTGGATCGGCGTCGCCGGCGATGTCCTCCGCCTCGAAGCGCTCGTCCGCTCGGTCAATGCCGCGCTCGGCGTCGTCGGCTTCGAACCCGAGCGCCGGCCGTTCCGGCCGCACCTCACCCTCGGCCGCGTCCGCGACGAGGTCTCCACCCGCCAGCGCGCCGAAATCGAAGTGGCCGTCGGCAAAACCGAGGTTCCCCAGGTCAGCTGGCGCACCGCCCAGGTCTCCCTCATGCGCAGCCGCCTCTCCGAGGCTGGTGCCAGCTACGAGACCGTCGCCAGCTTCCCGCTCCGCGTCATCCAGCAGCCGGTCTGA
- a CDS encoding Fur family transcriptional regulator, which produces MKSSRPASELLELLASRGLAATTQRVALLAAVLDSHDRHLSAEDLYRELSRELPTLSRATVYNNLAALGNAGLIEKLETPDGSRYGPVARPHVNLVCTACGSIADVLVGDPDLEALIARAAGTGGFQARSVSLSVNGLCSACAAAPA; this is translated from the coding sequence ATGAAGTCGTCCCGCCCCGCCAGCGAACTGCTCGAGCTCCTCGCCAGCCGCGGACTCGCCGCCACCACCCAGCGGGTGGCGCTCCTTGCGGCCGTCCTCGATTCGCACGACCGCCACCTCTCCGCCGAGGACCTCTACCGCGAACTCTCCCGCGAACTCCCTACCCTCAGCCGCGCAACCGTCTACAACAACCTCGCCGCCCTCGGCAACGCCGGCCTCATTGAAAAGCTCGAAACCCCCGACGGGTCCCGCTACGGGCCCGTCGCCCGCCCCCACGTCAACCTCGTCTGCACCGCCTGCGGCAGCATCGCCGATGTCCTCGTCGGCGACCCCGACCTCGAAGCCCTGATCGCCCGCGCCGCCGGCACCGGCGGCTTCCAGGCGCGCTCCGTCTCCCTCAGCGTCAACGGCCTCTGCAGCGCTTGCGCCGCCGCGCCCGCCTGA